The nucleotide sequence TCTTCGTTTCTCCGTCCGCCCGGGGCCGCACGCCTGCCCACGGGCCAGGGGCCGACACTTCGTCGCGCTCGGGGGGCATGGTCCCCCGCGTGAATCATGCGCACCCCTCGAGTCTCCCCATCACCCATCGAGGTTGTGCATGTCATTGATCGACAGTGTGCGGAAGCTCGGCTCCAGCGTCCTGAAGGCGGACTCCCTCGGGGGCATCGACCTCCAGGGCGTACCGCGGGAGCTGCGCGCCCATCTCGAGCTGCAGATGAAGCTGCAGAAGGAGCAGGAGCTGGTGACGCTCATCACCAACACGATGAAGATGAAGCACGACAACACGATGAAGATCCTCGACAACATCCGCTAGGTGCGGGCCCGTGGCCCGCTGTCCCTCAGGGCAGCGGGCAGAGGATGACGTAGTAGATGGACTGGTAGTACCGGTCCAACGCGCGCAGCAGGTCCACGAGAAAGGGCCAGCTCAGCGTGCCGAAGCCGAGCAGCGCCGCGGTGACGACCACGTACTCCACCGTCGCCTGGCCGCGCCTCCGCGACATGGGGCCATTCCGCACATTCATGGAGTCTCTCGTGCCGCTCGGGGACGGGAGGCCCGGCCGCGAGCGGCCTTCCAGCACGGGCCATTTCCGGGAGCGCCGCGGGTGCTCAGCACCTCTCCGGGGACTGGCACCCCAGGTAGTAGGCGCCGCGTGCCTCGTACGTCTTCGCGTGGCCGTCGCGCTCCCAGTCGCGCCAGGGCGTGGAGAAGTAGGATGTCGGCCGGCCCTCCTGCACCACCTGGGTGGTGGGCTCGGCGCTCCGGCTCCCTCGCTGCGTGCCGACAGGTGAGTACGCGAGGTGCGGTGCCGTCAGGCTGTCTCCGGCGCGGGGGCGCAGCAGCTGCTGCTGGACGAAGCGGGCCTGGAGGAGCTCGGCCACGCTCCGGTAGGGCTCGAACGTGGGGTAGTACTCGAAGACGGTCCGCACGCGCGCGTAATAGGGGCCCTGCTGTGTGCCGGGCCGCACGGCGTCTCCGGAGGTCAGCGCCCACGAGTCCGTCAGGAGCGCCGCGTACTGCGTCGCGAGGTAGTACGTGTCGTCCTCGCCGGCCTCGGGCGCGTTCTTGTGGACGTTGCCGTTCTCGACGTCCTTGAAGTTCTTCTTCGCCAGGCGTGTCCCCCGGGAGAACTCCTGGAGGAACCCCTCGGGCAGCAGGTAGTTGGCCACCCCGGCCCGGGCCCTGCACACGAACATGCCCCCGAGGCGCTGGTGCTCGTCGCCGTAGAGCGCGTACGTCGCTTCCGGTAGGGCACCTACGTCTCTTTGGGGGCCCTCACAGGTGATCTGCTCGCCGCCCCGGTGCATCCAGCACACGTGCCCCGCCACGGCCACGGTCTCGTGATGGTCCGTCCTGCCTTCCTGACACTCTGGAGTGCTGGGATCGAATGAGTCCAAGCCCGCCTCGTGGTCGCAGTACGTCAGCCGCGCGGGGCTCTGGACGCGGGCCGCGATGCTCTCGGTGGACGTCCCGCTGTAGTCCTGACCGGTGAAGTCCCAGAGGGTGGAGACCACCGCCTCCTGGACGTCCATCGAGTGGCGCTGCAGGTCGTCGAGGAAGAGCGCGTAGAGGAAGACAGGGACGAAGACGATCATCGTCAACGCCATCTCCACGGAGGCCGCGCCACGGCGGCGCCGCGACGGCGTGGGGCGCTGGCTGGGAGTCCTCATCGGGCAAGGTCCTCGGCGAGCGGCAGCGCCTCGTGATGGCCCGCGGCGCGCAGCACCTGTGCGGCCTGCTCGGGCGTCATCGGGTGCAGCTTGGCGCGCCAGTAGGGATTGAAGAGGTTGGGTGGCTCCCGCCAATCGCCCAGGCGGTGGTAGTAGACGAGCGCCCGGGACATGGCCGCACCCTCGCCGGGGGCGAGGCGCAGCTCGGCCGTGCCCTGGCGGCCATGCTCCACCTCGAGCCGGCCGTGCTCGTTGAGCTGCCAGGGTGCCTGGTCCGGCCGGTCCGCGCGGAGCTGCTGGCGTGCATAGGCGAAGACGGAGGGCTGGCCGAAGTCCTCGCGGGCGTCCGGCACGGGGCGGAACTGCATGAAGCAGTTGCCCCTGACTTCCTGGGTGCAGGACTTCAGCTCGCGCGAGAAGACGCCCTCGAAGAAGTGGACCCTCAGTCCGCGGTGCCCGTGGGAGTGCAGCCCTCCGACGGCGTTGGAGGCCACGCGGGAGCTGTAGGCGTTCGTCGCGAAGCCATCCCTCCAGCGTGAGACCAGCCGTCCGTGCTCGTCCGCCGCGCTGATCAGGCCGGTGTTGCCATCCGCCCGGCCTCTACCATGGAGCGCTCCCAGAGATTCGACGGTCTTCGCCGTGCCCTGGTGCTCGAGCACCTGGGTGGAACCCTCGTTCTTCTGAAGGCTCCTCGTGAGCTCCTGGAGGAAGCGGTCGTTCAGGTGGGAAGGGTCCATGCGACTCGCCGTCCATCGCGGGCGGGTCGCGTTGGCGACCTCGGTCATCACCTTGGCATGTGTCGCGGGCTCGGCGTCCTGCCTGCCTTGGCAGCGATTCCCATCGAGGGCACAGGCGAAAGTAGAGCCATTGAGGGCTCCCACGAACTCGGGCAGTGGCTGCGCGCGTGCCACGCCCAGGGCCCTGTCTCCTCGTGAGGGCGAGTTCACCTCGTACAGCGCTTCCAATCCGCGGTCGCCCTTGGCGAGCAGCACCTTCTGGGTCTGGTGAAACACGCCGCTCTGCGATTTGCGGAGCGAGTCGAGCATCGCGTCCAGGCGGGTGACGGCCTTCCGGAAGTCAGCGTCCATGCCCTGCAGCTTTCGCTTGTAGCGGTCCGCCGCATCCGCGAAGTCCAGGGAGATTTTCGTGGCATCCGCGAGGTCTCGGCAGTGGCTGGGCTCTCCACCGCACAGCGCGCCCTCCATCACCGCGATGTCCCGGAAGTTGGCGGCTCCCGCGCGCAGCATGGCCTCCGTGGCGCTCGCCGCGGCCATGTGGGCATGCAGGCTGTTCATCGTCACGTAGGTGGCGGCGATGGCACGGTTGGACACGGCGAAGTAGTTGAGGGCCCGTGCCTCGACGATGGCCATGGAGTACGCCTGGGCATCCACGTGGTGCTGGAGCCGGACCTTCCCGCGCAGCGCATGGCCGAGGTTGAAGGTCAGCGCCACCATCAGCGCGAGCAGCAGCAGCGAGAGCGCGGCCAGCGTGAGCGTCTGCCCGCGCGCCCGTCGCCAGCGCGAGTCGCTCAGTCGTAGCGGAAGGGGAAGACGCATCGGTTCTTCTCGGGGAGGGAGTCCTGGCGGGGGAAGAGGTTCGACTGCATGCGCAGCGTGTAGGTGGCGCGGATGGGCAGCACGTAGACACCGTTGCTGGCGAGTGCGTCGTAGGCCGCCTGCGGCGAAGCAGGCGGGTCCGAGGCGCGACGGGGTCGCTCCAGGCGCAGCATGCTGGGCACGCTGCGGTGATGGGCGATGGAGTAGATGACCATGTTCGCGAAGGGGATGGGCATCCGGTAGTTGAAGGTCACCTGGACGCGCAGCTTCGTCCGCATGCTCTCGTGCCAGCCGGAGGCGCCGGCCCACCTCGGGTCGTCGAAGTCCACCTGGTCGACTCCGGTGGGCATGTCTCGGGCCAGCGGGCCGCAGACGGTGACCTCGGCCACCGGCAGGCCGCCCGGCATCACGTTCTCGCGGACCTCCTGCCATTGCCGCCACTTGGCCAGGAAGCGCTCCGCGCCGTCGACGGGCTGGATGTGCTCGACGCCGTTGCCCGCGTCCCGGCTCACCAGCGGCAGCAAGGCCGCGAGCGCGGCGCGCTCCATGGGCTTGACGCGCGCATGGTTCAGCGAGCCCGCGCGCACCGCCCGGTAGGCGGCGTACTTCGTCATCAGCCGGGCCTGGTGCATCAGCGACAGCTGCAGGGTGCCGAGGATGAGGAAGACGTAGAGCGGGAGGACCACGGCCGACTCGATGGCGGCCTGGCCGGACTGACGGCGGCTTCCTGGAGGCGTGGGGGCTCCCATGGCCAGGGAAGCTGGGCGTGGCCCGTCAGGCTGTCAGCCCGTGCCTGAAGTCGCGCCACGTGATGACTGGACGGCAATCTTGCACGCTGAGAAGACGCGAGAGGGGTCCGAGCGGCGATGTGAACTCCGATACGGAGCCGCACGTAGGGGCACGTGAGGCCCTACCGCTCATGAAAGGAACGCCCGTGCCCTCACTGCTGCCTGCTTCGTGGAAACGGTTCCTCGTCGTGCTCCTGGCCGGCCCTCTGTCCGCCTGTGCAACTGCTCCGACGCCGACGGGGTCTCCGACGCCGACGGAGGCCCGGGAGGACGCGCCCGACCTGCTGGGCGCGAAGGAGCCCAAGGCCCGGCTGATGATGCTGGGGACGTTCCACTTCAAGGACAGCGGGCTGGACAGGTACAAGCCCCAGCACGGGGTCGACGTGCTCTCGCCCGAGCGCCAGCGCGAAGTCGAAGCGCTGGTGGAGGCGCTGGCGAGGTTCCAGCCGACGCGCATCGCGGTGGAGCAGAAGTCGCACAAGCAGGCCGCGCTGGACACCGCGTACCAGGACCATGTCGCGGGCCGCGCGGAGCTGACGGCCAACGAGCTGCAGCAGGTGGGCTTCCGGCTGGCGAAGAAGCTGGGCCACGCCAAGGTCTACGCGGTGGATGCGGACCCGAACCGGCTGTTCTTCCCGCTGTTCGAGCAGGTGGACGAGAAGCAGCTGGAGACGCTGGATGCGCGGTGGCAGGAGCGCTTCAAGCAGCTGTATGCCCATGACGACGCGCTGAAGACGCGCCAGTCGCTGGCCGGGCACCTGCGCTACCTCAACTCGCCGGAGCGCATCCGCCAGGGGCATGGCTCCTACTCCATCGGCTTGTTCAAGGTGGAGGGCGAGGATGGCTACCTCGGCGCCGACCTGCGGGCGGCCTGGTACGACCGCAACCTGCGCATCTTCCGCAACCTCCAGCGCCTGGCGGCCTCGCCAGAAGAGCGCGTCCTCCTCATCATCGGCGCGGGCCACCTGCCCATCCTCCAGTTCGTCGCCGGCACCTCGCCCGAGTTCGAGGTGGTCGACGTGAGGGACTACCTCGGGGAGTGAGCGGCGCGGCTCACTCCCACCGCACCACCAGCTTGCCCACGGAGTCGTTGCGCTCCATGCGCTCCAGCGCCTGACGGAGCTGGGACATGGGCACCACCGCGTCCACCACGGGCTTCAGCGCGCCCGAGAGGAACAGCGGCAGCAGGTGCCGCTCCGCGCTCTGCGACAGCGCAATCTTCTCCTCCAGCGGCCGGCTGCGCAGCACGGTGCCCGTGACGCGCAGTCGCTTCACCAGCACCGTGCCCAGGTTCAGCTCGGTGCTCGTACCCGCCACCAGTCCCACCAGGATGACGCGGCCCCGGGGCGCCAGCGCGTTCAGCGTCTCCGGCACGTAGTCTCCGCCCACCAGGTCCAGGCACAGGTCCGCGCCCCGGCCCCCCGTCTCCGCGCGCACCGCGTCCGCGAAGGCCGGCGGCGAGGAGTCACACAGCACCGTGCGCGCCACGCCCCACTCGGAGGCCCGCGCCAGCTTGGCCGCGCTGCGCCCCGTGCCCACCACGCGCGCCCCCGACGCACTGCACAGCTGCGCCGCCGCCGAGCCCACGCCGCTGGCCACGGCATGAATCAGCACCGTCTCCCCGGGGCGCAGCTCGCCCTGGAGCACCAGCGCGTCGTACGCGGTGAGGTAGGCCTCCGGCAGCGCCGCCGCGTCCGTGAAGGACATGCCCTCCGGCATCGGCAGGGCCTCGCGCTCGTGCGTAATCAGCGACTCCGCCCAGGCGCCGCCACCCACCAGCCCCATCACCCGGTCGCCGACCTTGAACCGCCGCGTGCGCGGGCCCACGGCCTCCACCTCGCCCGCGTACTCCAGGCCGGGCACGTCGGCAGGCACGTCCTGCGGAGGAGGGTAGAAGCCCCGGATCTGCAGCAGGTCCGCCCGGTTGAGCGCGGACGCCCGCACGCGCACGCGCAGCTCGCCGGGGCCGGGCTCGGGCTCGGGGCGCTCCTCCAGGGCAAGCACTTCGGGACCGCCGGGCTGGGTGATGCGCTGGACCTTCATGGCAGGACCTCCCTCTGGGGCGGGCACGAAACATCCTGGCCCGCGAGAGCGTCAACGCTTATCTAGAGACCGTTCCCATGAGCACCCTCCCGTGTCCCATCTGCAAGAAGCCCGTTCCCCCGCGAGGGGAGAACTCCGCATTCCCGTTCTGCACCAAGCGGTGCCGCGCCGTGGACCTCGGCCGCTGGCTGGGCGAGGAGTACCGCGTCCCCGACCGTCAGGCCGATGAGCAGGAGGACGAGCTGCCCGCCTCCAGCCACCCTGACCGGCAGGGCGGAGACGCGTGAGCGGCTTCGTCGACCTGCACTGCCACCTGCTGCCCGGGGTGGATGACGGCGCCCGCACCCTGGACGACGCGCTGGAGATGGCGCGCGCCCTGGTGGACCTCGGCTTCTCCACCGTCGCCCCCAGCCCCCACGCGCGGCCCGAGTACGCCCCCGTCGAGCTGGTGGACGCGCGCCGCGAGGAGCTGGCCGCCGCGCTGGCCCGCGAGCGCATCCCCCTGACGCTGGGGCGCAACGCGGAGAACGTGCTGGACGACGCCTTCCTGCGCGGCCTGGGCACGCCGTCGTCGCGGACGCTGGGCCCCGGCCGCTACGCCCTCGTCGAGCTTCCCTACACCGCGCCCGTGCCGGCCCTGCCGGACATCCTCTTCCGCATCCGCACCAAGGGCGTGGTGCCGCTGCTGGCGCACCCCGAGCGCTGCCTGGAGTTCGAGCGCAAGGGCCGCGCGGCGGAGGCGGTGCGGGCGGGTGCGCTGCTGCAGCTCGATGTGGGGGCGCTCACCGGGCGCTATGGCCCCACGGCGAAGAAGCTGTCCCGCGCCTTCCTGGACGACGGCCTCTACGCGGTCGCCGCCACCGACCTGCATGCCCCCGTCGGGGCGAGGGACTGGGTGGGCCGCGCCCTGGCGGAGCTGAGGAGCAGGGCAGGGGAGCAGGCCTTCGCCCGGCTCATGCGGGAGGCCCCCACCAGCCTGCTGGCTGGCGAGCCGCTGGAGTCTGACGCGGACTGACGGTATATCCCCCCGCCGTGAGACGCGCCGTCAAGCTGCTGGCCAGCCTGCTGGTCACCTTCGTATTCATGTGGTTCGCCTTCCGGGACACGGACTGGGCGACCCAGATCGCCAGCCTCAAGGCGGCCAACTACGCGTGGGTGGTGCCGTACTTCGCCTGCCTGCTGGCCATCCACGTGTTCCGCACCCTGCGCTGGGGGGCCCTGCTGTCGGGCCTGGAGCGGGTGCCCTTCCGCAAGCTGAACGAGGCCTCCGGCATCGGCTTCATGATGCTGCTGGTGCTGCCCTTCCGCCTGGGCGAGTTCGCCCGGCCCTTCCTCATTGCCCAGCGCAGCAGCATCCGCCGCAGCGCGGCCATGACGTCGGTGGTGCTGGAGCGCATCGTCGACGGCCTCTTCGTCGCGGCGATGATGCGCGCGCTGCTCTTCTTCGTCCCCACCGAGACGCCGGAGATCCGCTACGTCAAGCTGGGCTCCTGGCTGCTGTTCGCCGTGTTCGGCGGCGGGCTGCTGTTCCTGCTCTTCGGCCTCTGGCAGCAGGAGCGCACCGTGCGAATGGTGCGCGCCACGGTGGGCCGCTTCGCGCCCGGCATGGCCCACAAGGTCGCGGACGTCGTGGACACCTTCGTCGGGGCCATGCGGCAGCTGCCGGACGGCAAGCACATCGCCCTCTTCTTCCTCTACACGGCGCTGTACTGGGGGGTGAACGGGGTGGGCATGTCCCTGCTCTCCAACGCCTTCGACTGCTCGGGCGCGGCGCCGGGCACGGCCTGCCAGCCCATGGAGCTGACGCTCTTCCACGCGTACGTCATCCTCGGCGTGCTGGTGGTGGGGCTGATGATTCCGGCCGCGCCGGGGATGATGGGCACCTTCCAGGCCGCCACCAAGGTGGGGCTCGGCCTGTTCCTCCCGGCCACGGT is from Pyxidicoccus xibeiensis and encodes:
- a CDS encoding pilus assembly protein TadG-related protein → MRLPLPLRLSDSRWRRARGQTLTLAALSLLLLALMVALTFNLGHALRGKVRLQHHVDAQAYSMAIVEARALNYFAVSNRAIAATYVTMNSLHAHMAAASATEAMLRAGAANFRDIAVMEGALCGGEPSHCRDLADATKISLDFADAADRYKRKLQGMDADFRKAVTRLDAMLDSLRKSQSGVFHQTQKVLLAKGDRGLEALYEVNSPSRGDRALGVARAQPLPEFVGALNGSTFACALDGNRCQGRQDAEPATHAKVMTEVANATRPRWTASRMDPSHLNDRFLQELTRSLQKNEGSTQVLEHQGTAKTVESLGALHGRGRADGNTGLISAADEHGRLVSRWRDGFATNAYSSRVASNAVGGLHSHGHRGLRVHFFEGVFSRELKSCTQEVRGNCFMQFRPVPDAREDFGQPSVFAYARQQLRADRPDQAPWQLNEHGRLEVEHGRQGTAELRLAPGEGAAMSRALVYYHRLGDWREPPNLFNPYWRAKLHPMTPEQAAQVLRAAGHHEALPLAEDLAR
- a CDS encoding TadE family protein — translated: MGAPTPPGSRRQSGQAAIESAVVLPLYVFLILGTLQLSLMHQARLMTKYAAYRAVRAGSLNHARVKPMERAALAALLPLVSRDAGNGVEHIQPVDGAERFLAKWRQWQEVRENVMPGGLPVAEVTVCGPLARDMPTGVDQVDFDDPRWAGASGWHESMRTKLRVQVTFNYRMPIPFANMVIYSIAHHRSVPSMLRLERPRRASDPPASPQAAYDALASNGVYVLPIRATYTLRMQSNLFPRQDSLPEKNRCVFPFRYD
- a CDS encoding DUF5694 domain-containing protein — its product is MPSLLPASWKRFLVVLLAGPLSACATAPTPTGSPTPTEAREDAPDLLGAKEPKARLMMLGTFHFKDSGLDRYKPQHGVDVLSPERQREVEALVEALARFQPTRIAVEQKSHKQAALDTAYQDHVAGRAELTANELQQVGFRLAKKLGHAKVYAVDADPNRLFFPLFEQVDEKQLETLDARWQERFKQLYAHDDALKTRQSLAGHLRYLNSPERIRQGHGSYSIGLFKVEGEDGYLGADLRAAWYDRNLRIFRNLQRLAASPEERVLLIIGAGHLPILQFVAGTSPEFEVVDVRDYLGE
- a CDS encoding NAD(P)H-quinone oxidoreductase: MKVQRITQPGGPEVLALEERPEPEPGPGELRVRVRASALNRADLLQIRGFYPPPQDVPADVPGLEYAGEVEAVGPRTRRFKVGDRVMGLVGGGAWAESLITHEREALPMPEGMSFTDAAALPEAYLTAYDALVLQGELRPGETVLIHAVASGVGSAAAQLCSASGARVVGTGRSAAKLARASEWGVARTVLCDSSPPAFADAVRAETGGRGADLCLDLVGGDYVPETLNALAPRGRVILVGLVAGTSTELNLGTVLVKRLRVTGTVLRSRPLEEKIALSQSAERHLLPLFLSGALKPVVDAVVPMSQLRQALERMERNDSVGKLVVRWE
- a CDS encoding DNA gyrase inhibitor YacG — encoded protein: MSTLPCPICKKPVPPRGENSAFPFCTKRCRAVDLGRWLGEEYRVPDRQADEQEDELPASSHPDRQGGDA
- a CDS encoding tyrosine-protein phosphatase; the encoded protein is MSGFVDLHCHLLPGVDDGARTLDDALEMARALVDLGFSTVAPSPHARPEYAPVELVDARREELAAALARERIPLTLGRNAENVLDDAFLRGLGTPSSRTLGPGRYALVELPYTAPVPALPDILFRIRTKGVVPLLAHPERCLEFERKGRAAEAVRAGALLQLDVGALTGRYGPTAKKLSRAFLDDGLYAVAATDLHAPVGARDWVGRALAELRSRAGEQAFARLMREAPTSLLAGEPLESDAD
- a CDS encoding lysylphosphatidylglycerol synthase transmembrane domain-containing protein, with translation MRRAVKLLASLLVTFVFMWFAFRDTDWATQIASLKAANYAWVVPYFACLLAIHVFRTLRWGALLSGLERVPFRKLNEASGIGFMMLLVLPFRLGEFARPFLIAQRSSIRRSAAMTSVVLERIVDGLFVAAMMRALLFFVPTETPEIRYVKLGSWLLFAVFGGGLLFLLFGLWQQERTVRMVRATVGRFAPGMAHKVADVVDTFVGAMRQLPDGKHIALFFLYTALYWGVNGVGMSLLSNAFDCSGAAPGTACQPMELTLFHAYVILGVLVVGLMIPAAPGMMGTFQAATKVGLGLFLPATVVNASGLAYANVMWLCQTVQQVALGLILLSLGHMSFRDIAGKLDKDGEATAPSA